A region from the Streptomyces sp. Tu6071 genome encodes:
- a CDS encoding TetR/AcrR family transcriptional regulator: MRERETFEEQGAAGGEGRRTRRHDPRRRERVLDAALEVLVEDGVAGITHRKVAARADVPLGSVTYHFASLTELCTQAFAWYVEQRTAEYEALFTQVASREDLIDVLVTVVQGGPARHRSAVLGFELHLAALRDPALRVLTQQWTSSSRAVLARFTGPRAAARLDALLEGMIMHALLSTDQEPPEATRESLAQTLGPAAGPSK, encoded by the coding sequence ATGCGGGAGAGAGAAACATTCGAAGAACAAGGCGCGGCGGGCGGTGAGGGGCGACGCACGCGTCGGCACGATCCGCGCCGTCGGGAGCGGGTGCTCGACGCCGCGCTGGAGGTGCTCGTCGAAGACGGGGTCGCCGGGATCACGCACCGCAAGGTGGCGGCCCGCGCCGACGTGCCACTGGGCTCCGTCACCTACCACTTCGCAAGCCTGACCGAACTGTGCACGCAGGCGTTCGCCTGGTACGTCGAACAGCGCACCGCCGAATATGAGGCCCTGTTCACCCAGGTGGCATCGCGCGAAGACCTGATCGACGTCCTGGTGACGGTGGTCCAAGGAGGACCGGCCCGGCATCGCAGCGCGGTTCTCGGCTTCGAACTGCATTTGGCGGCGCTGCGCGATCCCGCGCTGCGCGTCCTAACCCAGCAGTGGACCAGCTCCAGCCGGGCGGTGCTGGCCCGCTTCACCGGGCCGCGGGCCGCCGCCCGCCTCGATGCCCTCCTGGAAGGAATGATCATGCACGCACTGCTCTCCACGGACCAGGAACCGCCCGAGGCGACCCGGGAGTCCCTGGCGCAGACGCTCGGCCCGGCCGCCGGGCCGAGTAAGTGA
- a CDS encoding MFS transporter, whose translation MGLAGATWASRLPQIRDRMDLDAAAVGLLLLLLGVGGLVALPLAGLLVTRVGPRRAVTTVGAFVGAGLAAVSTGFALWPPLLLIGLFVLGTATGFWDVAVAVHAAALERRLGRALMPRFFAGFSLGTVVGACLGALLTALGVTVSLHIGAVALLITVLTPVAVRRFLPRSAPPAWPPRRTTQEPGQRAWRDPRTVVLGLVALAFALAEGAGSNWVSLTVIDRHRTTAAVATLAYAAFLAAVTLGRWLGPLIVGRLGRPGALRASALAACLGVVLFAAGPSLWAGFAGTLLWGAGAALGFPLGLSAGSDDPAQAAARVGVITSIGYCGFVCSPPLFGALADRTGLAPALLVVAAVMAACLPLAGALRDTSRVVYEEATDGVAPGPLH comes from the coding sequence TTGGGCCTGGCCGGGGCCACGTGGGCGTCCCGCCTGCCGCAGATCCGGGACCGCATGGATCTGGACGCCGCGGCAGTGGGTCTCCTGTTGCTCCTCCTCGGGGTCGGCGGTCTGGTGGCGTTGCCGCTGGCCGGTCTCCTCGTCACACGGGTCGGGCCGCGCCGGGCCGTCACCACGGTGGGCGCGTTCGTAGGTGCCGGCCTCGCTGCGGTGTCGACCGGCTTCGCTCTCTGGCCACCGTTGCTCCTCATCGGCCTCTTCGTCCTGGGCACTGCCACGGGCTTCTGGGATGTCGCGGTGGCCGTGCACGCCGCAGCCCTCGAACGACGACTCGGTCGCGCTCTGATGCCCCGCTTCTTCGCCGGGTTCAGCCTCGGCACCGTCGTCGGCGCCTGCCTCGGCGCGCTCCTGACGGCGCTGGGCGTAACGGTGAGCCTGCACATCGGCGCGGTGGCCCTGCTCATCACCGTGCTGACACCCGTGGCGGTTCGCCGCTTCCTCCCCCGGAGTGCACCCCCGGCATGGCCACCACGCAGGACGACGCAGGAGCCCGGACAGCGCGCATGGCGCGACCCACGCACGGTCGTCCTCGGCCTCGTCGCCCTGGCCTTCGCGTTGGCGGAAGGAGCGGGAAGCAACTGGGTCAGCCTCACTGTCATCGACCGCCACCGCACCACGGCCGCAGTCGCTACGCTCGCCTACGCCGCCTTCCTCGCGGCCGTCACCCTCGGCCGCTGGCTCGGTCCGCTGATCGTCGGCCGCCTGGGCCGGCCAGGAGCACTGCGCGCGTCTGCGTTGGCCGCCTGCCTCGGGGTGGTCTTGTTCGCGGCCGGGCCCAGCCTCTGGGCGGGGTTCGCGGGGACGCTGCTGTGGGGAGCGGGCGCGGCACTCGGCTTTCCCCTCGGTCTGAGCGCCGGTTCGGACGACCCCGCCCAGGCGGCCGCGCGGGTCGGCGTGATCACCTCGATCGGGTACTGCGGCTTTGTCTGCAGCCCGCCCCTGTTCGGCGCCCTCGCCGACCGGACCGGCCTCGCACCGGCGTTGCTGGTCGTAGCCGCCGTCATGGCCGCGTGCCTCCCCCTCGCGGGCGCCCTGAGGGACACCTCGCGGGTTGTGTATGAAGAGGCGACCGACGGCGTCGCGCCGGGGCCCTTGCACTGA
- a CDS encoding epoxide hydrolase family protein encodes MKEHTVPTSTPVIQVADADLEDLRTRLRATRWPEPWPVDGWQAGTDAAELRRLVMYWATDYTWRTHEAAVNALPSHFADIAGTRVHYLRYEAEHPDALPIVLTHGWPSTVMELTMLAERLAAPSRHGGDARDAFTVIIPSLPGFTFSPQRPALTDAEQTHDLWHRLMHDHLGFQRYAAHGGDLGAGVTSRLAEAHPEAVVGIHLLAAAAPAEYDPASLTPEEKTHLLSAAAWQAEEGAYMHQQNTRPLTLAPALNDSPAGLLSWILEKYRAWTDCGGDLSTRFGDDFLLTQASLYWFTGTISTSFRPYYEYAHQLTRRVRRVDVPTALALFPADLAQPPRSWAERTYHLTRYTRMPRGGHFAAHEEPALLADDITAFFGDLR; translated from the coding sequence ATGAAGGAGCACACCGTGCCGACCAGCACACCCGTCATCCAGGTCGCCGACGCCGACCTGGAAGACCTCCGCACCCGGCTGCGCGCCACTCGCTGGCCCGAGCCCTGGCCGGTCGACGGCTGGCAGGCGGGTACCGACGCAGCCGAACTCCGCCGCCTCGTCATGTACTGGGCCACCGACTACACGTGGCGCACCCACGAAGCCGCCGTCAACGCACTGCCCTCCCATTTTGCCGACATCGCCGGCACACGAGTGCACTACCTGCGTTACGAGGCCGAACACCCTGACGCCCTGCCGATCGTGCTCACCCACGGCTGGCCGAGTACCGTCATGGAACTCACCATGCTCGCCGAACGACTCGCCGCCCCCTCCCGCCACGGAGGAGACGCCCGCGACGCCTTCACCGTCATCATCCCCTCCCTGCCCGGCTTCACCTTCTCGCCACAGCGCCCCGCCCTCACCGACGCCGAGCAGACCCATGACCTCTGGCACCGGCTGATGCACGACCACTTGGGCTTCCAACGCTACGCGGCCCACGGCGGAGACCTGGGCGCCGGCGTCACCTCACGGCTCGCCGAGGCCCACCCCGAGGCCGTCGTCGGCATTCATCTGCTCGCTGCCGCGGCCCCGGCAGAGTACGATCCGGCCTCGCTCACCCCTGAGGAGAAGACCCACCTGTTGTCCGCCGCGGCCTGGCAGGCAGAGGAGGGCGCCTACATGCACCAGCAGAACACCCGTCCCCTCACCCTCGCGCCCGCACTGAACGACTCGCCCGCCGGACTGCTCTCCTGGATCCTCGAGAAGTACCGCGCGTGGACCGACTGCGGCGGCGACCTGTCCACCCGCTTCGGCGACGACTTCCTCCTCACCCAGGCATCGCTCTACTGGTTCACCGGCACGATCTCCACGTCCTTCCGCCCGTACTACGAGTACGCGCACCAGCTCACCCGGCGCGTGCGGCGGGTCGACGTCCCCACCGCCCTCGCCCTGTTCCCCGCAGACCTCGCCCAACCGCCCCGGAGCTGGGCCGAGCGCACCTACCACCTCACGCGTTACACCCGTATGCCTCGCGGCGGCCACTTCGCCGCGCACGAGGAACCGGCCTTGCTTGCCGACGACATCACCGCGTTCTTCGGCGACCTCCGTTAG